The following proteins are co-located in the Ictalurus punctatus breed USDA103 chromosome 14, Coco_2.0, whole genome shotgun sequence genome:
- the LOC128628800 gene encoding protein diaphanous homolog 1 — MELKVGVRRVDRGRARGGKMRDVEELSDVGAAVLAKKDQDGGEDKAGPKKKVKELKVLDSKSSQNLSIFLGSNRLPYEEMKNAILEVNEKVLTENTVQSLLKLLPEEEQLNVLLELKDEYDDLAESEQFGVVISSVKRLKPRLNAILFRLQFEEQINNVKPDIVAVTAACEELIKSDNFSQLLQIILLIGNYMNAGSRNARAFGFGISYLCKLRDTKSADQKQTLLHFLADVCQEQHPNVMHFPEELIHLEKASRVSAETLQKNLDQMGKQIKDLEKDVETFPPPQNDKDKFVEKMTSFVATAREQFEKLKLMHGNMEKQYEDLGKYFVFDPKKMGPEELFGDLNNFRNMFQQAVIENQKRKEAEEKMRKAKLAKEKAEKEKEERQKRMNAGHSLNINDDGDETGIMDGLLEALQSGAAFKRKRGPRQAGNRRGAGQAVTNILAKELLQEDPKPQATAKKTRLDNESKKAESAEDTGSLEDLLDDAPARSN, encoded by the exons CAAAGAAAGATCAGGATGGAGGAGAGGATAAAGCAGGTCCGAAGAAGAAAGTGAAGGAGCTGAAAGTTCTCGATTCCAAATCGTCGCAGAACCTCT ctATTTTCCTGGGCTCGAACAGATTGCCTTATGAGGAGATGAAAAATGCAATTTTGGAGGTGAACGAGAAGGTGCTTACAGAGAACAcggtgcag agtcTGCTGAAGCTGTTGCCTGAGGAGGAGCAGCTAAATGTGTTATTAGAGTTGAAGGATGAATACGACGACCTCGCCGAGTCTGAACAGTTTGGAGTGGTG ATAAGTTCGGTGAAACGTCTGAAGCCGCGGCTCAACGCCATCTTGTTCCGGCTGCAGTTTGAAGAGCAGATAAATAACGTGAAGCCGGACATCGTGGCCGTGACTGCAGCGTGCGAGGAGCTGATCAAGAGCGATAACTTTTCCCAGCTCCTTCAGATCATCCTGCTCATTGGCAACTACATGAACGCCGGCTCACGTAACGCCAGAGCCTTTGGCTTCGGCATCAGCTACCTGTGCAag CTCAGAGACACCAAGTCCGCAGATCAGAAGCAGACTCTCTTGCATTTCCTGGCAGACGTGTGTCAGGAGCAACATCCCAACGTCATGCACTTCCCCGAGGAGCTTATTCACCTGGAGAAAGCCAGCAGAG TTTCGGCAGAGACGCTGCAGAAGAATCTGGATCAGATGGGGAAGCAGATCAAGGATCTGGAGAAGGACGTTGAGACTTTCCCTCCTCCCCAAAATGACAAGGACAAGTTTGTTGAGAAAATGACTA GTTTTGTGGCGACTGCCCGAGAGCAGTTTGAGAAGCTCAAGCTGATGCACGGCAACATGGAGAAGCAGTATGAAGACCTGGGCAAATACTTTGTGTTTGACCCCAAGAAGATGGGCCCCGAGGAGCTATTCGGGGACCTCAACAACTTTAGGAACATGTTCCAG CAAGCCGTGATCGAGAATCAGAAACGCAAGGAAGCAGAAGAAAAGATGCGCAAGGCCAAACTCGCGAAAGAGAAAGccgagaaagagaaagaggagaggcAGAAGAGAATGAACGCCGGGCACTCACTCAACATCAATGACG ATGGCGACGAGACGGGTATCATGGACGGCCTGTTGGAAGCGCTTCAGTCAGGAGCTGCTTTCAAAAGGAAGAGAGGACCACGGCAAGCAG GAAATCGGAGAGGAGCTGGTCAAGCAGTGACGAACATTCTCGCCAAAGAACTGCTGCAGGAAGACCCCAAGCCTCAAGCCACAGCCAAAAAGACCCGACTGGACAATGAAAGCAAAAAGGCAGAGTCAGCGGAAGACACAGGTTCACTGGAGGATCTTTTGGACGATGCCCCAGCACGGTCTAATTAG